In Papaver somniferum cultivar HN1 unplaced genomic scaffold, ASM357369v1 unplaced-scaffold_12, whole genome shotgun sequence, a single window of DNA contains:
- the LOC113330891 gene encoding protein trichome birefringence-like 42, which yields MVIPSSNLCMQDPEYNISIHFNFKPFLVELEEIPKRIINIDNHKPFLVELEERILKIDTISKGDPWKEVDVVIFNTWHWWFHKGKIQHWDKIQEGNKTYKDIDDRLTAFAKGLTTWSTWVDKNIDPKKTQVFYQGISPTHPKGKDWGFPHTTCADHTTPINGTTYPGIPEPGVVVLKEVLSKMSNPVILLDVTTMSQLRKDAHPSYYTNQGRTLRDCGHWCVAGVPDTWNHLLYASIVGWPETRTHRIDMNFPVLIT from the exons ATGGTAATACCTTCTTCGAATTTGTGCATGCAGGATCCTGAGTATAACATTTCTATACATTTTAATTTCAAACCATTCCTAGTTGAGTTAGAGGAGATACCTAAACGAATTATAAACATCGACAATCACAAACCATTCCTAGTTGAATTAGAGGAACGAATTCTAAAGATCGACACCATTAGCAAGGGTGATCCGTGGAAAGAAGTAGATGTTGTGATCTTCAACACTTGGCACTGGTGGTTCCACAAAGGAAAAATACAACA TTGGGATAAAATTCAGGAAGGAAACAAGACATACAAAGATATAGATGATCGTCTCACTGCTTTTGCAAAAGGTTTAACAACTTGGTCAACTTGGGTTGACAAAAATATTGACCCCAAAAAAACTCAAGTTTTCTATCAAGGAATTTCTCCTACGCATCCGAA GGGCAAGGATTGGGGTTTCCCACACACGACTTGTGCAGATCACACAACACCAATTAATGGTACGACATATCCTGGAATTCCAGAACCAGGAGTTGTTGTACTTAAGGAAGTGTTAAGTAAAATGTCGAATCCTGTCATTTTATTGGACGTGACAACCATGTCACAACTAAGAAAAGATGCTCATCCATCATATTATACCAATCAAGGTCGGACGCTTCGTGATTGTGGCCATTGGTGTGTGGCTGGTGTACCAGATACATGGAATCATCTTCTTTATGCATCTATTGTTGGCTGGCCAGAAACAAGAACGCATAGAATTGATATGAATTTTCCCGTATTGATAACCTAA